In one window of Gorilla gorilla gorilla isolate KB3781 chromosome 2, NHGRI_mGorGor1-v2.1_pri, whole genome shotgun sequence DNA:
- the CHDH gene encoding choline dehydrogenase, mitochondrial isoform X1 — MWCLLRGLGRPGALARGALARGALGQQQSLGARALASAGSESRDEYSYVVVGAGSAGCVLAGRLTEDPAERVLLLEAGPKDMRAGSKRLSWKIHMPAALVANLCDDRYNWCYHTEVQRGLDGRVLYWPRGRVWGGSSSLNAMVYVRGHAEDYERWQRQGARGWDYAHCLPYFRKAQGHELGASRYRGADGPLRVSRGKTNHPLHCAFLEATQQAGYPLTEDMNGFQQEGFGWMDMTIHEGSKRWSAACAYLHPALSRTNLKAEAETLVSRVLFAGTRAVGVEYVKNGQSHRAYASKEVILSGGAINSPQLLMLSGIGNADDLKKLGIPVVCHLPGVGQNLQDHLEIYIQQACTRPITLHSAQKPLRKVCIGLEWLWKFTGEGATAHLETGGFIRSQPGVPHPDIQFHFLPSQVIDHGRVPTQQEAYQVHVGPMRGTSVGWLKLRSANPQDHPVIQPNYLSTETDIEDFRLCVKLTREIFAQEALAPFRGKELQPGSHIQSDKEIDAFVRAKADSAYHPSCTCKMGQPSDPTAVVDPQTRVLGVENLRVVDASIMPSMVSGNLNAPTIMIAEKAADIIKGQPALWDKDVPVYKPRTLATQR, encoded by the exons ATGTGGTGTCTCCTACGAGGCCTGGGCCGGCCTGGAGCCCTGGCACGGGGAGCCCTGGCACGGGGAGCCCTGGGGCAGCAGCAATCCCTgggtgcccgggccctggccaGCGCAGGCTCTGAGAGCCGGGACGAGTACAGCTATGTGGTGGTGGGCGCGGGCTCGGCGGGCTGCGTGCTGGCCGGGAGGCTCACGGAGGACCCCGCCGAGCGCGTGCTGCTGCTGGAGGCCGGGCCCAAGGACATGCGCGCGGGGAGCAAGCGGCTCTCGTGGAAGATCCACATGCCCGCGGCCCTGGTGGCCAACCTGTGCGACGACAGGTACAACTGGTGCTACCACACAGAGGTGCAGCGGGGCCTGGACGGCCGCGTGCTGTACTGGCCACGCGGCCGCGTCTGGGGCGGCTCCTCATCCCTCAATGCCATGGTCTACGTCCGTGGGCACGCCGAGGACTACGAGCGCTGGCAGCGCCAGGGCGCCCGCGGCTGGGACTACGCGCACTGCCTGCCCTACTTCCGCAAGGCGCAGGGCCACGAGCTGGGCGCCAGCCGGTACCGGGGTGCCGATGGCCCGCTGCGGGTGTCCCGGGGCAAGACCAACCACCCGCTGCACTGCGCATTCCTGGAGGCCACGCAGCAGGCCGGCTACCCGCTCACCGAGGACATGAATGGCTTCCAGCAGGAGGGCTTCGGGTGGATGGACATGACCATCCATGAAGGTA GCAAACGGTGGAGCGCGGCCTGTGCCTACCTGCACCCAGCACTGAGCCGCACCAACCTCAAGGCCGAGGCCGAGACGCTTGTGAGCAGGGTGCTATTTGCGGGCACCCGTGCAGTGGGCGTGGAGTATGTCAAGAATGGCCAGAGCCACAGG GCTTATGCCAGCAAGGAGGTGATTCTGAGTGGAGGTGCCATCAACTCTCCACAGCTGCTCATGCTCTCTGGCATCGGGAATGCTGATGACCTCAAGAAACTGGGCATCCCTGTGGTGTGCCACCTACCTG GGGTTGGCCAGAACCTGCAAGACCACCTGGAGATCTACATTCAGCAGGCATGCACCCGCCCTATCACCCTCCATTCAGCACAGAAGCCCCTGCGGAAGGTCTGCATTGGTCTGGAGTGGCTCTGGAAATTCACAG GGGAGGGAGCCACTGCCCATCTGGAAACAGGTGGGTTCATCCGCAGCCAGCCTGGGGTCCCCCACCCGGACATCCAGTTCCATTTCCTGCCATCCCAAGTGATTGACCACGGGCGGGTCCCCACCCAGCAGGAGGCTTACCAG GTACATGTGGGGCCCATGCGGGGCACGAGTGTGGGCTGGCTCAAACTGAGAAGTGCCAATCCCCAAGACCACCCTGTGATCCAGCCCAACTACTTGTCAACAG AAACTGATATTGAGGATTTCCGTCTGTGTGTGAAGCTCACCAGAGAAATTTTTGCACAGGAAGCCCTGGCTCCGTTCCGAGGGAAAGAGCTCCAGCCAGGAAGCCACATTCAGTCAGATAAAGAGATAGATGCCTTTGTGCGGGCAAAAGCCGACAGCGCCTACCACCCCTCGTGCACCTGTAAGATGGGCCAGCCCTCCGATCCCACTGCCGTGGTGGATCCGCAGACAAGGGTCCTCGGGGTGGAAAACCTCAGGGTCGTCGATGCCTCCATCATGCCTAGCATGGTCAGCGGCAACCTGAACGCCCCCACAATCATGATCGCAGAGAAGGCAGCTGACATTATCAAGGGGCAGCCTGCACTCTGGGACAAAGATGTCCCTGTCTACAAGCCCAGGACGCTGGCCACCCAGCGCTAA
- the CHDH gene encoding choline dehydrogenase, mitochondrial isoform X2, with amino-acid sequence MWCLLRGLGRPGALARGALARGALGQQQSLGARALASAGSESRDEYSYVVVGAGSAGCVLAGRLTEDPAERVLLLEAGPKDMRAGSKRLSWKIHMPAALVANLCDDRYNWCYHTEVQRGLDGRVLYWPRGRVWGGSSSLNAMVYVRGHAEDYERWQRQGARGWDYAHCLPYFRKAQGHELGASRYRGADGPLRVSRGKTNHPLHCAFLEATQQAGYPLTEDMNGFQQEGFGWMDMTIHEGKRWSAACAYLHPALSRTNLKAEAETLVSRVLFAGTRAVGVEYVKNGQSHRAYASKEVILSGGAINSPQLLMLSGIGNADDLKKLGIPVVCHLPGVGQNLQDHLEIYIQQACTRPITLHSAQKPLRKVCIGLEWLWKFTGEGATAHLETGGFIRSQPGVPHPDIQFHFLPSQVIDHGRVPTQQEAYQVHVGPMRGTSVGWLKLRSANPQDHPVIQPNYLSTETDIEDFRLCVKLTREIFAQEALAPFRGKELQPGSHIQSDKEIDAFVRAKADSAYHPSCTCKMGQPSDPTAVVDPQTRVLGVENLRVVDASIMPSMVSGNLNAPTIMIAEKAADIIKGQPALWDKDVPVYKPRTLATQR; translated from the exons ATGTGGTGTCTCCTACGAGGCCTGGGCCGGCCTGGAGCCCTGGCACGGGGAGCCCTGGCACGGGGAGCCCTGGGGCAGCAGCAATCCCTgggtgcccgggccctggccaGCGCAGGCTCTGAGAGCCGGGACGAGTACAGCTATGTGGTGGTGGGCGCGGGCTCGGCGGGCTGCGTGCTGGCCGGGAGGCTCACGGAGGACCCCGCCGAGCGCGTGCTGCTGCTGGAGGCCGGGCCCAAGGACATGCGCGCGGGGAGCAAGCGGCTCTCGTGGAAGATCCACATGCCCGCGGCCCTGGTGGCCAACCTGTGCGACGACAGGTACAACTGGTGCTACCACACAGAGGTGCAGCGGGGCCTGGACGGCCGCGTGCTGTACTGGCCACGCGGCCGCGTCTGGGGCGGCTCCTCATCCCTCAATGCCATGGTCTACGTCCGTGGGCACGCCGAGGACTACGAGCGCTGGCAGCGCCAGGGCGCCCGCGGCTGGGACTACGCGCACTGCCTGCCCTACTTCCGCAAGGCGCAGGGCCACGAGCTGGGCGCCAGCCGGTACCGGGGTGCCGATGGCCCGCTGCGGGTGTCCCGGGGCAAGACCAACCACCCGCTGCACTGCGCATTCCTGGAGGCCACGCAGCAGGCCGGCTACCCGCTCACCGAGGACATGAATGGCTTCCAGCAGGAGGGCTTCGGGTGGATGGACATGACCATCCATGAAG GCAAACGGTGGAGCGCGGCCTGTGCCTACCTGCACCCAGCACTGAGCCGCACCAACCTCAAGGCCGAGGCCGAGACGCTTGTGAGCAGGGTGCTATTTGCGGGCACCCGTGCAGTGGGCGTGGAGTATGTCAAGAATGGCCAGAGCCACAGG GCTTATGCCAGCAAGGAGGTGATTCTGAGTGGAGGTGCCATCAACTCTCCACAGCTGCTCATGCTCTCTGGCATCGGGAATGCTGATGACCTCAAGAAACTGGGCATCCCTGTGGTGTGCCACCTACCTG GGGTTGGCCAGAACCTGCAAGACCACCTGGAGATCTACATTCAGCAGGCATGCACCCGCCCTATCACCCTCCATTCAGCACAGAAGCCCCTGCGGAAGGTCTGCATTGGTCTGGAGTGGCTCTGGAAATTCACAG GGGAGGGAGCCACTGCCCATCTGGAAACAGGTGGGTTCATCCGCAGCCAGCCTGGGGTCCCCCACCCGGACATCCAGTTCCATTTCCTGCCATCCCAAGTGATTGACCACGGGCGGGTCCCCACCCAGCAGGAGGCTTACCAG GTACATGTGGGGCCCATGCGGGGCACGAGTGTGGGCTGGCTCAAACTGAGAAGTGCCAATCCCCAAGACCACCCTGTGATCCAGCCCAACTACTTGTCAACAG AAACTGATATTGAGGATTTCCGTCTGTGTGTGAAGCTCACCAGAGAAATTTTTGCACAGGAAGCCCTGGCTCCGTTCCGAGGGAAAGAGCTCCAGCCAGGAAGCCACATTCAGTCAGATAAAGAGATAGATGCCTTTGTGCGGGCAAAAGCCGACAGCGCCTACCACCCCTCGTGCACCTGTAAGATGGGCCAGCCCTCCGATCCCACTGCCGTGGTGGATCCGCAGACAAGGGTCCTCGGGGTGGAAAACCTCAGGGTCGTCGATGCCTCCATCATGCCTAGCATGGTCAGCGGCAACCTGAACGCCCCCACAATCATGATCGCAGAGAAGGCAGCTGACATTATCAAGGGGCAGCCTGCACTCTGGGACAAAGATGTCCCTGTCTACAAGCCCAGGACGCTGGCCACCCAGCGCTAA